One Phycisphaerales bacterium DNA window includes the following coding sequences:
- a CDS encoding molybdopterin oxidoreductase family protein — MATLPVEKLQIIQEFGPHGAFMSGIRLDPGVEPDRIVKTHCCFCGQQCGIQLKVKDEQVIGFEPWLEFPFNRGMLCPKGVKRYLQGSHPDRLLNAVERDGSVPSGFKPIEYEAAIRRVAEAIKRIQNEHGPDSFAILTGASLTTEKAYLIGKFARMALRTANIDYNGRLCMVSAAAGNKKAFGIDRAANPWSDIPNSEVVWISGANVGECAPITTDYVWQARENGAKIIVVDPRITPIARTCDLFLPVKPGRDAALFNGILHLMIEHDWIDHAFIEGHTVGFDAVAASVKEWTPQKTADVTGIAVKAIQRAAEWWGTAKSSFLMHARGIEHHAHGVQNVLGAINIVLASGRIGREGGGYATITGQGNGQGGREHGQKCDQLPGARDISNSEHRAFICKVWGIEEADLPKAGVDAYEIIRKIDRGEIRGLISICFNPQVSLPDNNFVSQALDKLEFYAAIDFFLNETAQHADVVLPGSLHEEDEGTVTQLEGRVIKINKAVDCPGEARQDWKIIQDIAHALGREHGLTFASPAEIFDELRIASKGGVADYSGITYEKIENQFGVFWPCPSDDHPGTPRLFEPGSWNPVAKGSGPFYFPDGKARFNIAEYRPPVEDTDAEYPLMLTTGRVVSHFLSGSQTRRIGPLVEQYPEPRIEMHPRLAEQHGIADNDWVTAETRRGDTTLRAMVVTTIRPDTIFIPYHWPGRKSANQLTNSAQDPISKIPEYKACAVRIRKAQGPPDWEAELEPQQ; from the coding sequence ATGGCCACTCTGCCAGTCGAGAAACTTCAGATCATCCAAGAATTCGGTCCGCACGGCGCGTTCATGTCGGGAATCCGCCTCGACCCCGGCGTCGAACCCGATCGGATTGTCAAGACCCACTGCTGTTTCTGCGGACAACAGTGCGGCATCCAACTCAAGGTCAAGGACGAGCAGGTCATTGGCTTTGAACCCTGGCTCGAGTTCCCCTTCAACCGCGGAATGCTCTGCCCGAAAGGCGTGAAGCGCTATCTCCAGGGTTCACACCCGGATCGATTGCTCAACGCCGTCGAGCGCGACGGGTCTGTCCCGAGCGGGTTCAAACCGATCGAGTACGAAGCAGCGATCCGTCGGGTGGCGGAGGCGATCAAACGCATCCAGAACGAACATGGCCCCGATTCCTTTGCCATCCTCACGGGCGCGAGTCTCACGACGGAGAAGGCGTATCTGATCGGAAAGTTCGCTCGCATGGCGCTGCGAACGGCGAACATCGACTACAACGGCCGCTTGTGCATGGTGAGCGCCGCGGCGGGCAACAAAAAAGCGTTTGGGATTGACCGGGCGGCGAATCCATGGAGCGACATTCCGAATTCCGAAGTCGTCTGGATCAGCGGCGCCAATGTCGGCGAGTGCGCCCCCATCACCACCGACTATGTCTGGCAGGCGCGCGAGAACGGCGCGAAGATCATCGTCGTCGATCCGCGCATCACGCCCATTGCCCGTACGTGCGATCTTTTCCTGCCCGTGAAGCCGGGACGCGATGCGGCTCTGTTCAATGGCATCCTGCATCTCATGATCGAACACGACTGGATCGATCATGCGTTCATTGAAGGACACACCGTCGGGTTCGATGCCGTCGCGGCCAGCGTGAAAGAATGGACGCCGCAGAAGACCGCTGACGTGACGGGCATTGCGGTCAAGGCGATCCAGCGCGCCGCGGAATGGTGGGGAACGGCCAAGTCGAGTTTCCTCATGCACGCGCGCGGGATCGAGCACCACGCGCACGGCGTTCAGAACGTGCTGGGCGCCATCAACATCGTCCTCGCCTCGGGTCGCATCGGGCGCGAAGGCGGGGGCTACGCCACGATCACCGGGCAGGGCAATGGGCAGGGTGGGCGCGAGCACGGCCAGAAGTGTGATCAACTGCCCGGCGCGCGGGATATCTCCAACTCGGAACACCGCGCGTTCATCTGCAAAGTCTGGGGGATCGAAGAAGCGGATCTGCCCAAGGCCGGCGTGGACGCCTACGAGATCATCCGCAAGATCGATCGGGGAGAGATTCGCGGGCTGATCAGCATCTGCTTCAATCCGCAAGTCTCTCTGCCGGACAACAATTTCGTCAGCCAGGCGCTGGACAAACTCGAGTTCTATGCCGCGATTGACTTCTTCCTGAACGAGACGGCCCAGCACGCCGACGTCGTGCTTCCCGGCTCGCTGCATGAGGAAGATGAAGGCACAGTCACGCAACTCGAAGGACGCGTGATCAAGATCAACAAGGCAGTCGACTGTCCCGGCGAGGCCCGTCAGGACTGGAAGATCATCCAGGACATCGCCCACGCCCTCGGGCGGGAACACGGCCTGACGTTTGCCTCGCCTGCGGAAATCTTCGACGAACTTCGTATCGCCAGCAAGGGCGGTGTGGCGGATTACTCGGGCATCACCTACGAGAAAATTGAGAACCAATTCGGCGTGTTCTGGCCATGCCCGAGCGATGATCATCCCGGGACGCCGCGTTTGTTTGAGCCCGGCTCGTGGAATCCGGTCGCCAAGGGCTCCGGGCCGTTTTACTTCCCGGATGGCAAAGCGCGCTTCAACATCGCGGAGTACCGCCCGCCCGTCGAAGATACGGACGCCGAGTACCCGCTCATGCTCACGACCGGCCGCGTGGTCAGCCACTTTCTCTCCGGCTCCCAGACGAGGCGCATCGGCCCGCTTGTGGAGCAGTATCCCGAGCCGCGTATCGAAATGCATCCACGGCTCGCCGAGCAGCACGGAATCGCGGACAACGATTGGGTGACGGCCGAGACGCGGCGCGGGGACACGACGCTGCGGGCGATGGTCGTCACCACCATTCGGCCCGACACCATCTTCATCCCCTACCACTGGCCGGGGCGCAAGAGCGCCAACCAACTCACCAACTCGGCCCAGGATCCGATCTCCAAGATTCCAGAGTACAAGGCGTGCGCCGTGCGCATCCGCAAGGCCCAGGGCCCACCCGATTGGGAGGCCGAACTCGAACCGCAGCAGTGA
- a CDS encoding MFS transporter, giving the protein MRLEGSSDPANSSRAQGRLPSARVSSGCFRRLPACSFGAAWVEWMEGSDLTRPVLKSGLWAAIITGLLAILIVLGSRNLTHLDAALIGYLFASLFATFGLTYRYAMWLQRPPTAMYWRRGWRVFFRSGHLWRNTAEWFRRFFRGFALNLFIWKRGRSRWAAHWLIMWGCILASAITFPLVFGWIHFETLPDNLEWYRAYVFGLPTFAFPVDSILGFITFHGLVWAAFLVIGGVMIAMRRRMREHGAAAVQEFGEDILPLLLLFAISVTGLMLTASYTWMKGYAFDFLAILHAITVIFTLLYLPFGKFFHIFQRPAQLGVAFYKDVGAAGAQAACRRCGEPFASRMQVEDLITVERQLGYQYELPNSAIEHYQWICPRCRRSMLAVAQGTLWESARAEESRASALTNAMDPAGFE; this is encoded by the coding sequence ATGCGTCTCGAAGGTTCAAGTGATCCCGCGAACTCGTCGCGAGCACAGGGACGTCTTCCGAGCGCACGGGTATCATCCGGATGTTTCCGAAGGCTACCTGCATGCTCGTTCGGAGCTGCGTGGGTCGAGTGGATGGAAGGATCGGATTTGACCAGACCAGTTCTCAAGTCCGGATTGTGGGCCGCGATCATCACCGGACTGCTGGCAATCTTGATTGTCCTTGGGTCGCGGAATCTAACGCATCTTGATGCAGCGTTGATCGGCTACTTGTTTGCGTCACTCTTCGCCACCTTTGGACTGACGTACCGCTACGCAATGTGGCTGCAGCGTCCGCCGACCGCGATGTACTGGAGGCGAGGGTGGCGCGTGTTCTTCCGCTCGGGACATTTGTGGAGGAATACGGCGGAGTGGTTCCGACGTTTTTTCCGGGGTTTTGCCCTGAATCTGTTCATCTGGAAGCGAGGTCGATCCCGTTGGGCGGCGCACTGGCTGATCATGTGGGGCTGCATTCTCGCGTCGGCGATCACGTTCCCGCTTGTCTTCGGCTGGATCCACTTTGAGACCCTCCCGGACAACCTCGAGTGGTACCGCGCGTACGTATTCGGCCTGCCGACTTTTGCCTTTCCGGTCGACTCCATTCTCGGATTCATCACGTTCCATGGGCTGGTGTGGGCGGCGTTTCTAGTGATCGGCGGCGTCATGATCGCGATGCGACGCCGCATGCGTGAACACGGCGCGGCGGCGGTGCAGGAATTCGGTGAGGATATCCTTCCGCTTCTCCTGCTCTTTGCCATCAGCGTAACCGGGCTAATGCTCACGGCGAGTTACACGTGGATGAAAGGCTATGCGTTTGATTTTCTTGCTATCCTCCACGCCATCACGGTCATCTTCACGCTTCTGTACCTGCCATTTGGAAAGTTCTTTCACATCTTCCAGCGGCCGGCACAATTGGGCGTGGCGTTCTACAAAGACGTGGGCGCGGCCGGCGCGCAGGCGGCGTGTCGGCGCTGCGGCGAACCGTTCGCATCGCGCATGCAGGTGGAAGACCTGATCACCGTTGAACGTCAACTGGGCTATCAATACGAACTCCCGAACTCGGCTATCGAACATTATCAGTGGATCTGCCCGCGCTGCCGGCGCTCGATGCTGGCGGTGGCGCAAGGCACCCTATGGGAGTCGGCTCGTGCGGAAGAATCGCGAGCGTCAGCGCTCACCAACGCAATGGACCCTGCAGGATTCGAGTGA
- a CDS encoding potassium/proton antiporter, whose translation MMLSLTEPSTTATLLLVFGLLIAFSVLFTRALDRLGVPVVLLFLLLGMLGGSEGIGRIRFEDYELAFRLGTIALVLILFDGGLNTAHSSIRRTIGPAGILATVGVAFTAGIVAVAARLFGLPWGESLLIGAIVSSTDAAAVFAVLRGGSIRVKEPVRSTLEVESCINDPMAIIVTMTIVEVIGSGAGPSTWNLVLVPIQLITGGTIGVLIGFAARWVLNRVNLSTAGLYPVATLATAFLAFGLTTLAYGSGFLAVFAAGAVLGNGPLPYKAGLTRVHDSVAWFAQVSMFLMLGLLSFPSRLVDVAGIGLALGLVLAIVARPLAAAACVVPFRWRKAEILYTAWVGLRGAVPIVLATIPIMAGIPSAERVFDVVFFIVVVSTVIPGASIIPFTRRLDLVDEKPPPPSASIEMHSRARLSGDIRVYRLQPPATACGAALSELALPEHATVLLVVRGEELIPARGRTRLEAGDFVYVFRQPEDEAPIRVLFGRSLDE comes from the coding sequence ATGATGCTGTCACTCACAGAACCTTCCACGACGGCCACATTGCTGCTCGTATTCGGCCTGCTCATTGCGTTCAGCGTGCTCTTCACCCGAGCATTGGACCGGCTCGGAGTGCCCGTGGTCCTTCTCTTTCTGCTCCTTGGAATGCTCGGCGGGTCGGAGGGCATTGGCCGGATCCGCTTTGAAGACTATGAACTCGCGTTTCGGCTCGGCACCATTGCGCTGGTTCTCATCCTCTTTGACGGTGGGTTGAACACGGCGCACTCGTCGATCCGTCGAACAATTGGACCTGCGGGCATCCTTGCGACGGTCGGAGTCGCCTTCACCGCGGGTATCGTCGCGGTTGCGGCCCGACTCTTCGGTCTGCCATGGGGCGAGTCTCTCCTGATAGGGGCGATCGTCTCGTCGACTGACGCGGCGGCCGTTTTCGCCGTGCTGCGCGGCGGGAGTATTCGGGTCAAAGAGCCTGTCCGCAGTACACTTGAAGTCGAGTCGTGCATAAATGACCCGATGGCGATCATCGTCACTATGACGATCGTCGAAGTGATCGGGAGCGGCGCCGGCCCAAGCACATGGAACTTGGTGCTTGTACCAATACAATTGATCACTGGCGGCACAATCGGTGTTCTGATCGGGTTCGCCGCCCGCTGGGTTCTCAACCGAGTCAACCTGAGTACGGCTGGGCTTTATCCCGTAGCCACGCTCGCAACCGCGTTCCTGGCGTTCGGATTGACCACTCTTGCCTACGGAAGCGGATTCCTTGCAGTGTTCGCGGCCGGCGCAGTATTGGGCAACGGACCGCTGCCATATAAGGCGGGATTGACTCGAGTGCACGACTCGGTCGCCTGGTTCGCCCAAGTCTCCATGTTCCTCATGCTGGGCCTGCTTTCGTTTCCAAGCCGATTGGTCGATGTGGCGGGGATTGGTCTCGCGCTCGGTCTCGTGTTGGCAATCGTTGCTCGGCCACTTGCCGCTGCTGCGTGTGTTGTCCCATTCAGATGGCGCAAAGCCGAAATCCTCTACACCGCGTGGGTCGGCCTCCGCGGTGCAGTCCCGATCGTGCTCGCCACGATTCCGATCATGGCCGGCATTCCCAGCGCCGAGCGCGTCTTCGATGTCGTTTTCTTTATTGTCGTTGTCAGTACCGTCATTCCCGGCGCGAGCATCATCCCCTTCACGAGGCGTCTGGATCTCGTGGATGAGAAGCCGCCGCCACCATCCGCGTCGATTGAGATGCACTCCCGGGCACGGCTGAGTGGCGATATCCGCGTCTATCGCCTCCAACCGCCGGCCACGGCTTGTGGGGCGGCCCTGTCTGAGCTCGCTTTGCCCGAGCACGCGACGGTGCTCCTTGTTGTTCGAGGCGAGGAGCTCATCCCAGCGCGTGGACGGACGCGGCTCGAGGCAGGGGACTTTGTCTACGTCTTTCGCCAACCTGAAGACGAGGCGCCCATTCGCGTTCTCTTCGGCCGCTCGCTCGATGAGTAG
- a CDS encoding DUF4136 domain-containing protein, producing the protein MSDDFLQTIVQYGASAFVALLVLVVLVVIASTTDLGRAMLPDAVTSALAKLLPDSWIKDVKVKGPGLFELKVRGAAHLKTVYVRHAQHRTIAWTFDPEARCPQAGTFSIVDFYPDIRVAARSPIDRATVRTRISTALSEVLSTKGFQPVKQSDADILIRIVVCVDHGIPIDDLQSSFGDRDIGEWKAALRTALQHDGVRNPTKLAQGTILLSLFDAASHTVLWRAAALGRFVVDVSEHERDRRVRLAVSEMLDSFPPKAL; encoded by the coding sequence ATGAGTGACGACTTCCTTCAAACGATAGTTCAGTACGGAGCAAGCGCGTTCGTCGCTCTCCTCGTCTTGGTGGTCCTCGTCGTCATCGCGTCTACCACAGATCTGGGAAGAGCAATGCTCCCAGACGCGGTGACAAGTGCGCTGGCCAAGCTCCTGCCAGATTCGTGGATCAAGGATGTCAAGGTGAAGGGTCCCGGACTGTTCGAACTGAAGGTGCGGGGAGCGGCCCATCTGAAGACTGTGTACGTCCGACATGCACAACACAGAACCATCGCCTGGACCTTTGATCCAGAAGCACGATGTCCTCAGGCGGGCACCTTCTCGATTGTCGATTTCTATCCCGACATTCGAGTAGCTGCACGGTCACCCATCGACCGTGCAACAGTTCGGACGCGAATCTCGACCGCTCTGAGTGAAGTACTTTCGACCAAGGGCTTCCAACCAGTCAAGCAGAGCGATGCGGACATCCTGATCCGCATCGTCGTGTGTGTCGACCATGGCATTCCGATTGACGATCTGCAAAGTTCGTTTGGCGACCGAGACATCGGAGAATGGAAGGCAGCGCTTCGTACGGCCTTGCAGCACGATGGAGTTCGGAATCCCACGAAGCTGGCCCAGGGCACAATCCTCCTGAGCCTCTTCGACGCGGCCTCCCACACAGTCTTATGGCGTGCAGCGGCGCTCGGGAGATTTGTCGTCGATGTCAGCGAACACGAGCGCGATCGGCGAGTTCGACTGGCGGTGTCGGAGATGTTGGATTCGTTTCCGCCGAAGGCTTTGTAG
- a CDS encoding NAD(P)/FAD-dependent oxidoreductase gives MFIVGGGFAGLAAAKALAGAPVDVRLIDRRNHHVFQPLLYQVATASLSPADISSPIRTILRGQSNCQVAIGEITAVDVVGRRLMLAGGSVRYDYLILAAGATHAYFGHDEWATIAPGLKTLEDATELRRRILLAFESAEYEGNPEARRAALTFGIVGAGPTGVELAGAIKEIAGKTIPRDYKHIDTRTTRVILFEGADRVLPPFPPELSRRAQRDLERMGVEVRLNSIVTNITTHGVSVGDEFIPVRNVFWAAGVRASSVGRSLGVALDRAGRVVVNADLTIPGHSEVFVVGDLAAARSADTNDPVPGVAQAAIQMGRYAGQVIAREVTGRAMPAERSGFVYRDKGSIAIIGKAKAVAHIGQWKLGGFLAWLLWGVVHILFLIGFRNRVLVLLSWVWGWLLNTRDARLITGDSRLNIQVPRPPDFVPDEVRADRDAREASVHSAGGVTTSTTGQS, from the coding sequence GTGTTCATCGTCGGCGGCGGCTTCGCCGGCCTCGCGGCCGCCAAGGCGTTGGCCGGCGCCCCAGTCGATGTCCGATTAATTGACCGCCGGAACCACCACGTCTTTCAGCCACTGCTGTATCAGGTGGCCACAGCCTCGCTCTCGCCCGCCGACATCAGCTCGCCCATCCGTACGATTCTGCGCGGCCAGAGCAACTGTCAGGTTGCGATCGGGGAGATCACTGCAGTCGATGTCGTTGGTCGTCGACTCATGCTCGCAGGCGGGAGCGTGAGATATGACTATCTCATTCTGGCGGCCGGGGCGACGCACGCTTACTTCGGGCACGATGAGTGGGCCACAATCGCGCCGGGCTTGAAGACCCTCGAGGACGCGACGGAGTTGAGGCGGCGCATCCTGCTGGCGTTCGAATCTGCCGAATACGAAGGCAACCCGGAAGCACGCCGCGCGGCCCTCACCTTCGGGATCGTCGGCGCCGGACCAACCGGGGTCGAACTCGCTGGCGCCATCAAGGAGATTGCCGGGAAGACGATTCCCAGGGATTACAAGCACATCGATACACGGACCACGCGTGTGATCCTTTTCGAGGGAGCCGACCGTGTGCTGCCTCCGTTCCCGCCGGAGTTGAGCAGGCGCGCTCAGCGCGACCTGGAACGCATGGGCGTGGAGGTGCGCCTGAACTCCATCGTCACGAACATCACAACGCACGGCGTATCCGTCGGCGACGAGTTCATCCCGGTGCGCAACGTGTTCTGGGCTGCGGGCGTGAGGGCCAGCTCGGTGGGCCGATCCCTGGGCGTAGCGCTCGACCGTGCCGGCCGCGTGGTCGTCAACGCCGACCTGACCATTCCGGGTCACTCGGAAGTCTTCGTCGTCGGCGACTTGGCCGCGGCCAGGTCAGCAGATACGAATGACCCCGTGCCGGGAGTGGCGCAGGCAGCCATTCAGATGGGCCGCTACGCCGGTCAGGTGATCGCACGCGAGGTCACAGGACGAGCAATGCCCGCCGAGCGCTCCGGGTTTGTCTACCGGGACAAAGGCTCGATAGCGATAATCGGCAAGGCGAAGGCTGTCGCTCACATCGGGCAATGGAAGCTTGGCGGATTCCTCGCATGGCTGCTCTGGGGCGTCGTTCACATCCTGTTCCTGATCGGATTCCGCAACCGTGTTCTCGTCCTGCTTAGCTGGGTCTGGGGTTGGCTTCTGAACACGCGCGACGCCCGCCTCATCACCGGCGATTCACGCCTCAACATTCAGGTGCCTCGCCCGCCCGACTTCGTTCCTGACGAGGTACGCGCGGACCGTGATGCGCGCGAAGCGTCGGTCCACTCCGCTGGTGGAGTTACAACGTCGACAACGGGTCAGTCGTGA
- a CDS encoding trimeric intracellular cation channel family protein, whose product MLVEVDASLRYVSEHFAVAVCAVTGVLAGTNKRVDLFGVVVLALVTALGGGTLRDLILGVQPFWVADATFVLSAIFAAGVTFLAARCWDTPRALLLVADAFGLALFTMVGTERAVLYTETSIVAVLLGVMTGVAGGMIRDVLTGEVPLVLRSGVYLYATAALCGAITYVVLAPRMEAWGVQSMAIVVTLTLRLASIRWRLKLPEFTARAGSS is encoded by the coding sequence TTGCTGGTTGAAGTGGACGCTTCTTTGCGGTATGTCTCTGAACACTTCGCTGTAGCGGTGTGCGCAGTTACAGGAGTCCTCGCCGGAACAAACAAGCGCGTTGATTTGTTCGGCGTGGTCGTTCTTGCACTTGTGACCGCACTGGGTGGCGGAACGCTGCGAGATCTCATCCTCGGGGTGCAACCCTTCTGGGTTGCAGACGCGACGTTCGTGTTGAGCGCCATTTTCGCTGCCGGCGTCACGTTCCTTGCAGCGCGCTGCTGGGATACGCCGCGCGCATTGTTGCTCGTCGCGGATGCGTTCGGGCTCGCTCTCTTCACGATGGTTGGGACGGAACGAGCGGTTCTGTACACCGAGACGAGTATCGTCGCCGTGCTGCTTGGCGTAATGACCGGCGTTGCCGGAGGGATGATCCGCGATGTCCTCACCGGCGAGGTTCCGCTAGTGCTGCGATCGGGCGTCTATCTGTATGCTACGGCCGCCTTGTGCGGAGCGATCACGTACGTGGTGCTCGCCCCTCGAATGGAGGCATGGGGCGTTCAATCCATGGCAATCGTCGTGACGTTGACCCTTCGACTGGCATCGATTCGCTGGAGATTGAAGTTGCCTGAGTTCACGGCACGTGCGGGAAGCAGTTGA
- a CDS encoding VOC family protein, whose product MAPDNPIDPATRIGHVHLKVADLNRSLSFYCDVLGFQITQRYGEQAVFLSAGDYHHHIGLNTWQSAAGSPPAPGTTGLYHFAIRYPTRTALADALRRLMSAGIPLDGASDHGVSEALYLHDPDHNGVELYWDRPRSEWPRDPTGAIVMHNKRLAVNDLLRESG is encoded by the coding sequence ATGGCTCCCGACAATCCCATCGATCCCGCAACGCGCATTGGCCATGTGCATCTAAAGGTCGCCGACCTGAATCGGTCCCTGTCCTTTTACTGCGATGTGCTGGGCTTTCAGATCACCCAACGCTATGGCGAGCAAGCGGTCTTTCTGTCAGCAGGTGACTACCACCACCACATTGGCCTCAATACCTGGCAGAGCGCAGCAGGCTCGCCGCCGGCGCCTGGCACGACCGGACTCTACCACTTTGCGATTCGCTATCCAACGCGGACTGCGCTCGCCGATGCCCTACGGCGTCTCATGAGCGCTGGGATCCCTCTGGACGGGGCCAGTGATCACGGCGTGAGTGAAGCGCTGTACCTTCACGACCCCGATCACAATGGCGTGGAACTCTACTGGGATCGCCCGCGCTCCGAGTGGCCCCGCGACCCAACTGGGGCAATAGTCATGCACAACAAGCGACTTGCAGTGAACGATCTACTGCGAGAGTCGGGTTAG
- a CDS encoding nucleotidyltransferase domain-containing protein, translating to MPNKELRTLRERAKELRCLYRVHEVVSRRGQPPSHTFLAVLEAIPEGWQRPDSTGARIEYLGRSFVGPGYSSSGQSMSEPIRLNGTVVGRVEVSDASPVADESTTFLEEEKELLRNIALRIGEYLEWKHTELLGERPTTAGVHWRWRDMYAKAMAAALVPARFGVLGVYLSGSTEDGNAGPGSDIDLIVVCQGSEEQRTRLSHWFEGWSLCLAELALQQTGCRFTGGILNIQWMTEIPDLRHRPDLRSLRLAGLQSSGPGRPL from the coding sequence ATGCCGAACAAAGAGTTGCGTACGCTTCGGGAACGAGCAAAGGAACTTCGTTGCTTGTACCGCGTTCATGAAGTCGTCTCTCGACGAGGCCAACCGCCATCGCATACCTTCCTGGCGGTGCTGGAGGCGATTCCGGAAGGATGGCAGCGCCCCGATTCAACTGGAGCGAGAATCGAGTACCTGGGGCGTAGCTTCGTCGGACCCGGCTATTCGTCATCTGGCCAATCGATGTCCGAACCCATTCGTCTCAATGGCACCGTCGTCGGTCGCGTCGAAGTATCGGATGCATCACCCGTAGCGGACGAGAGTACGACGTTTCTCGAAGAAGAAAAGGAACTGCTCCGCAACATCGCTCTCCGAATTGGGGAGTACCTCGAGTGGAAGCATACGGAGTTGCTGGGCGAGCGACCCACAACAGCCGGCGTTCACTGGCGTTGGCGAGACATGTATGCCAAGGCGATGGCGGCTGCTTTGGTCCCGGCGCGCTTCGGAGTCTTGGGCGTTTACCTGAGCGGAAGTACTGAGGACGGGAACGCCGGTCCGGGCAGCGACATCGACCTGATCGTTGTCTGCCAAGGCTCGGAAGAGCAGAGGACAAGACTGAGTCATTGGTTCGAGGGCTGGAGCCTCTGTCTGGCCGAACTCGCCCTGCAGCAGACGGGGTGCCGATTCACGGGTGGGATCCTCAACATTCAGTGGATGACGGAGATCCCCGACCTCCGACATCGACCTGACCTGAGGTCGCTGCGGCTTGCCGGCCTCCAATCATCAGGTCCCGGTCGCCCTTTGTGA
- a CDS encoding sigma-54-dependent Fis family transcriptional regulator codes for MTDTPYEEPHHTEKLAHALEERVKELHCLYEVSAILADERRSVDEKLQSLVESLPAGMQFPSIAAARLRLDNRNFESSPTPKVVHQQSSDIRVFDEVVGQVEVVYKKTIPDGSTPAFLREEALLIHEVARRLADFLTSEWRRERAHHLEKRRHSQASGAAKPAKLDGPQGLVGQSTSMRAVYRAIEKASTTSATVLIHGESGTGKELVARAIHYGSKRSGAPFVPVNCAAIPESLVESELFGYVKGAFTGADTTRAGFFQTAEGGTIFLDEVSEMNTAVQAKLLRVLQNQEVRMVGSDHTRATDVRILAATNQNLADLVEAGRFRADLFFRLHVLTIDLPPLRERRGDVKLLINHFVDRWARQTHGERLAFSDRALSALESYDWPGNVRELDNLIQRLSVMSDDRYVDIDDLPGPMHFEPTHTPNTSLRTLHEVELDHVQRVLDAVDGNRSRAADILGIDRKTLRKKLDAIERPGDVSRSAKPQ; via the coding sequence ATGACAGACACACCGTACGAAGAACCACACCACACCGAAAAGTTAGCGCATGCGCTCGAGGAGCGCGTCAAGGAACTTCATTGCCTCTATGAGGTCTCTGCAATCCTGGCGGATGAGCGTCGGTCCGTTGACGAGAAGCTTCAGTCGCTTGTGGAGAGCCTTCCTGCGGGCATGCAATTCCCTTCCATCGCCGCCGCGCGGTTGCGCTTGGACAACCGCAATTTCGAGAGCAGTCCAACGCCAAAGGTCGTCCATCAGCAATCGTCCGACATTCGGGTCTTCGACGAAGTCGTCGGCCAAGTTGAAGTGGTCTACAAGAAGACCATCCCTGACGGATCAACGCCCGCATTCTTGCGCGAGGAAGCACTGCTGATCCATGAGGTCGCGCGGCGGCTGGCGGACTTTCTCACGTCGGAATGGCGGCGGGAACGCGCGCACCATCTGGAAAAGAGACGTCACTCTCAGGCATCGGGTGCAGCGAAGCCCGCGAAATTGGACGGGCCCCAGGGTCTCGTCGGCCAGTCGACGTCGATGCGAGCGGTGTACCGAGCGATCGAGAAGGCCAGTACCACAAGTGCGACGGTTCTGATCCACGGCGAAAGCGGAACTGGCAAAGAACTCGTGGCGCGCGCCATCCACTATGGAAGCAAGCGGTCGGGCGCGCCGTTCGTCCCGGTCAATTGCGCGGCCATCCCGGAGAGCCTTGTCGAAAGCGAGCTCTTCGGATACGTCAAAGGCGCGTTCACCGGGGCGGACACCACCCGCGCCGGCTTCTTTCAGACGGCCGAAGGAGGGACGATCTTCCTGGACGAGGTGAGCGAGATGAACACGGCCGTGCAGGCGAAGCTATTGAGAGTGCTGCAGAATCAAGAAGTGCGAATGGTGGGATCAGATCACACTCGGGCCACGGATGTCCGCATTCTCGCGGCGACCAACCAGAACCTGGCTGATCTGGTGGAGGCCGGACGATTCCGTGCCGACCTCTTTTTCCGCCTGCACGTGCTCACAATAGACCTGCCGCCGCTTCGTGAACGACGCGGTGACGTCAAACTGCTCATCAATCACTTCGTGGATCGCTGGGCCCGCCAGACACATGGAGAGCGCCTCGCCTTCTCGGATCGAGCCCTCAGCGCGCTTGAGAGCTATGACTGGCCAGGAAACGTTCGAGAGCTGGACAACCTCATACAGCGACTCAGCGTCATGTCCGATGACCGGTACGTCGACATCGATGATCTCCCAGGTCCGATGCACTTTGAGCCGACTCACACGCCGAACACCAGCCTTCGCACTCTTCACGAGGTCGAGCTCGATCATGTGCAGAGGGTTCTGGACGCTGTCGACGGGAATCGGAGTCGGGCCGCAGACATTCTCGGGATCGATCGCAAGACGCTTCGCAAGAAACTAGACGCGATTGAACGGCCGGGGGACGTGTCGCGTTCAGCGAAGCCTCAGTGA
- a CDS encoding DUF2934 domain-containing protein: MSTKPTTSRDRKKHRLAPAEITHEHIRHRAYQIFEARNGAPGSPTLDWLQAEQELRDAQTSRAAKRSEPSLGGRKAR; the protein is encoded by the coding sequence ATGAGCACAAAGCCGACTACATCACGCGATCGAAAAAAGCACCGTCTCGCCCCAGCAGAGATTACGCATGAACACATTCGCCATCGGGCATACCAGATATTTGAGGCCCGCAACGGTGCGCCGGGCAGTCCAACACTCGATTGGCTTCAGGCAGAACAGGAACTGCGTGACGCCCAGACGAGTCGCGCTGCGAAACGATCAGAGCCATCACTGGGAGGCCGCAAGGCTCGCTAG